One window from the genome of Dyella sp. A6 encodes:
- a CDS encoding 5-(carboxyamino)imidazole ribonucleotide synthase — protein MSTYRQPVLGILGGGQLARMLALAAAPLGVKTVVVDSVADACAGQVAPLVQADWNDHEALAAFAARVDVITFDFENVPAEAAERLAADVAVYPNPAALAVAQDRLSEKTLFNACGIATPAFQPVDDREGLDRALAAVGAPAILKTRRLGYDGKGQFRLRTLADADAAWAALGAQAAEHGLILEAFVPFERELSVLAVRGRDGEFRTWPLTGNSHTDGVLSLSLAPAPSIDDLQQRATALARTLAERLDYVGVFALELFVKDGQLLGNEMAPRVHNSGHWTIEGAHTSQFENHVRAVLGMPLGDTGVRGGSVMFNWIGELPAAAPVLDTPDAHWHDYGKQPRPGRKVGHATVCAPDAATLAERVATIARALGREAQAEPALRALRDL, from the coding sequence ATGAGTACGTATCGTCAACCCGTGCTGGGCATTCTCGGCGGCGGCCAACTGGCCCGCATGCTGGCTCTTGCGGCAGCCCCGCTGGGCGTGAAAACGGTGGTGGTCGACAGTGTCGCCGACGCTTGCGCGGGCCAGGTGGCCCCGCTGGTGCAGGCTGACTGGAACGACCACGAGGCGCTGGCGGCCTTCGCTGCCCGCGTCGACGTGATCACTTTCGACTTCGAGAACGTGCCTGCCGAGGCGGCCGAGCGGCTGGCGGCCGATGTCGCGGTATATCCCAATCCCGCGGCGCTGGCGGTGGCGCAGGACCGGCTGTCCGAAAAGACCCTGTTCAATGCCTGTGGTATCGCTACGCCAGCGTTCCAGCCGGTGGACGACCGAGAGGGACTCGACCGTGCGCTGGCCGCGGTGGGGGCGCCGGCGATCCTCAAGACCCGCCGACTCGGTTATGACGGCAAGGGCCAGTTCCGTCTGCGCACGCTTGCCGATGCCGACGCGGCCTGGGCTGCGCTGGGTGCGCAGGCGGCCGAGCATGGCCTGATCCTGGAAGCCTTCGTGCCGTTCGAGCGCGAGCTGTCGGTGCTGGCCGTGCGCGGCCGCGACGGCGAGTTCCGTACCTGGCCGCTGACCGGCAACTCGCATACCGACGGCGTGCTTTCGTTGAGCCTGGCGCCGGCACCGTCCATTGACGACCTGCAGCAGCGGGCCACGGCCTTGGCGCGCACGCTTGCGGAACGGCTGGATTACGTGGGCGTATTCGCACTGGAGCTGTTCGTGAAGGACGGCCAGCTGCTGGGCAACGAGATGGCGCCGCGCGTCCACAACTCCGGTCACTGGACCATCGAGGGCGCCCACACCAGCCAGTTCGAGAACCATGTTCGCGCCGTGCTCGGCATGCCCTTGGGCGATACCGGCGTGCGCGGCGGCTCGGTGATGTTCAACTGGATCGGCGAGCTGCCGGCTGCGGCGCCGGTGCTGGACACGCCGGACGCGCACTGGCACGACTACGGCAAGCAACCGCGGCCGGGGCGCAAGGTGGGGCATGCCACGGTGTGTGCGCCGGATGCCGCGACCCTGGCGGAACGGGTGGCGACGATCGCCCGTGCGCTGGGACGTGAGGCGCAGGCCGAACCCGCCCTCCGGGCGCTCAGGGATCTCTGA
- the sodB gene encoding superoxide dismutase [Fe] → MAIELPALPYEKNGLEPHISAETLEFHYGKHHQAYVTNLNNMIKGTEFENAALEDIVKKSSGGMFNNAAQTWNHTFYWNSMKPNGGGEPTGKLADAIAKSFGSFEKFKEEFSKSAAGNFGSGWTWLVQRPDGALGIVNTSNAATPITGSDKPLLTCDVWEHAYYIDYRNARPKYLEAFWSLVNWDFAAKNLA, encoded by the coding sequence ATGGCGATCGAACTTCCCGCCCTTCCGTATGAAAAGAACGGCCTCGAGCCGCACATCTCTGCCGAAACGCTTGAGTTCCACTATGGCAAGCATCACCAGGCCTATGTGACCAACCTCAACAACATGATCAAGGGCACGGAATTCGAGAACGCCGCGCTGGAAGACATCGTCAAGAAGTCCTCCGGCGGCATGTTCAACAACGCCGCCCAGACCTGGAACCACACGTTCTACTGGAACTCGATGAAGCCCAACGGCGGCGGCGAGCCAACCGGCAAGCTGGCCGACGCAATCGCCAAGTCGTTCGGCTCGTTCGAGAAGTTCAAGGAAGAATTCAGCAAGTCCGCGGCCGGCAACTTCGGTTCCGGCTGGACCTGGCTGGTGCAGCGTCCGGATGGCGCGCTCGGCATCGTCAACACCTCGAATGCCGCCACTCCGATCACCGGCAGCGACAAGCCGCTGCTGACCTGCGACGTGTGGGAACACGCCTACTACATCGACTACCGCAACGCTCGCCCGAAGTACCTGGAGGCGTTCTGGAGCCTGGTCAACTGGGACTTCGCCGCCAAAAACCTGGCCTGA
- the grxD gene encoding Grx4 family monothiol glutaredoxin, whose protein sequence is MDVNERIKAVLAEHAIVLFMKGTPQFPMCGFSSRAAQALKEAGATFHAVNVLADPEVRAALPHYANWPTFPQLFIQGELIGGCDIVEDLKASGELARMVHDVSGPEHA, encoded by the coding sequence ATGGACGTTAACGAGCGAATCAAGGCGGTACTGGCCGAACATGCCATCGTGCTTTTCATGAAAGGCACGCCGCAGTTTCCGATGTGCGGGTTCTCCAGTCGCGCCGCACAGGCGCTGAAGGAAGCCGGCGCCACGTTCCATGCGGTCAATGTGCTGGCCGATCCGGAAGTGCGTGCCGCACTGCCGCACTACGCCAACTGGCCGACCTTCCCGCAGTTGTTCATCCAGGGCGAGCTGATCGGTGGCTGCGACATCGTGGAGGATCTCAAGGCCTCCGGCGAGCTCGCCCGCATGGTGCACGACGTGAGCGGCCCGGAACACGCATGA
- a CDS encoding SDR family NAD(P)-dependent oxidoreductase, whose product MMLPTGRLADDWTPLSEGSLAGRVVLVTGAYGGLGSAVSRVAARAGATVVISGKRKRPLEQLYDAMLAEGLAEPVIHPLDLEQATPTDYEALADGIQRDLGRLDGIVHAATSFSGLTPVTMHKPDEWLRSLHVNVSAPFALTQACLPLLNAAPDSAAVFVLDDPGLLSRAHWGAYGVSKAALERFVSILHEEHDEGVLRVHALLPAPMRTALRRLAYFGEDTLQVPTPQAAAEAAVWLLAPQAAGLRGRLLDLRPA is encoded by the coding sequence ATGATGCTGCCGACGGGGCGGCTTGCCGACGATTGGACCCCGCTGTCCGAAGGCAGCCTTGCGGGTCGCGTGGTCCTGGTCACAGGTGCTTATGGTGGTCTCGGTAGTGCCGTGTCGCGTGTCGCTGCACGTGCGGGTGCGACTGTAGTGATCTCAGGTAAGCGCAAGCGCCCGCTCGAACAGCTCTACGATGCCATGCTGGCCGAAGGCCTGGCCGAGCCGGTGATCCACCCGCTCGACCTTGAACAGGCCACGCCTACCGATTACGAAGCGCTGGCCGACGGCATTCAACGCGACTTGGGGCGGCTCGATGGCATCGTGCATGCCGCCACGAGTTTCAGCGGGCTGACCCCGGTGACGATGCACAAGCCGGACGAATGGCTGCGCAGCCTGCATGTGAATGTGTCGGCGCCGTTTGCGCTGACCCAGGCGTGCCTACCGCTGCTGAACGCGGCGCCCGACAGCGCGGCGGTGTTCGTGCTGGACGACCCCGGCCTGCTCAGTCGCGCCCACTGGGGTGCGTACGGTGTCTCGAAGGCTGCGCTGGAGCGCTTCGTGTCGATCCTGCACGAGGAACACGACGAAGGCGTGCTGCGCGTGCATGCGCTGCTGCCCGCGCCGATGAGGACGGCCTTGCGCCGGCTTGCCTACTTTGGCGAGGACACCCTGCAGGTGCCGACGCCGCAGGCAGCTGCCGAAGCGGCAGTGTGGCTGCTTGCGCCGCAGGCGGCAGGCCTGCGCGGTCGTCTGCTCGACCTGCGGCCTGCATGA
- a CDS encoding YhgN family NAAT transporter, whose product MTTLSAAILLFLIMDPLGNIPLFLSLLKDVAPRRRRVVMVRELLIALGVLLGFLIGGRHILDLLQLKPDSISIAGGIVLFLIGIRMVFPPADGGGIFGKPGEGEPFIVPMAIPGVAGPSAMAALLLLTNTQPGRTADWAIALVGAWLATAVILLCSTYLFRWLGESVLTALERVMGMLLIALSVQMFLGGLAAYLHGSGF is encoded by the coding sequence ATGACTACGCTGTCGGCGGCGATCCTGCTGTTCCTGATCATGGACCCGTTGGGCAACATTCCCTTGTTCCTGAGCCTGCTCAAGGACGTGGCGCCGCGTCGTCGTCGCGTGGTGATGGTGCGCGAGCTGCTGATCGCACTGGGCGTGCTGCTGGGGTTCCTGATCGGCGGGCGGCACATTCTGGACCTGCTGCAGCTCAAGCCCGACTCGATCAGCATCGCCGGCGGCATCGTCCTTTTCCTGATCGGCATCCGCATGGTGTTTCCGCCGGCCGATGGCGGCGGCATTTTCGGCAAGCCCGGCGAGGGCGAGCCGTTCATCGTGCCAATGGCGATTCCGGGCGTGGCCGGGCCTTCCGCCATGGCGGCGCTGCTGCTGCTGACCAATACCCAGCCGGGGCGCACCGCCGACTGGGCGATCGCGCTGGTCGGTGCCTGGCTGGCCACGGCGGTGATCCTGCTGTGCTCGACCTATCTTTTCCGCTGGCTGGGCGAAAGCGTGCTGACCGCGCTCGAGCGGGTCATGGGCATGCTTCTCATCGCCCTGTCCGTGCAGATGTTCCTAGGCGGTCTGGCTGCGTACCTGCACGGCAGCGGTTTCTGA
- a CDS encoding carboxypeptidase regulatory-like domain-containing protein — protein sequence MMNRIRAKVLPFAIASLLAATPVLAQNVTSSSLGGTVLNAQGQPVAGATVEIVHVPSGTTKIVTTDAQGHYSAQGLRVGGPFEVIVSKTGLQKAERDDVYLQLGQKGDISLKMSPEAAVASAKNLSAVTVSASALAQYFTPDNKGMSTYISEAQIQATPQANRSIDDIARLDPRINVTNQGDGSISAMGLPNRYNSINVDGLSVGDPFGLNANGLPYQNSPISMDTIAGYNVSTANYDVTSDTVGADINAVTKSGTNKFHGSVYYVFQNASSMVGRAGWLNSGDSGYKYKGFKKNWTGGFTLGGPIIKDKLFFFVGAEKQNVTDIGADSVNGLDSSLTGASTSNKVSPADLQRILNIAKGYGIDTGGFGGSTGVTLQDKRYLAKLDWNISDNHRATLTYNDTSETHPVLLGNSSTNVGVSNYRYVQAIKNKNLSLELYDDWNDSFSTETKIGYQHFTQNTNVPTQAPQIAVSVAGYGSPTVYLGEEQYRDYNKVDTKNLNVFFAGTYYAGDHTIKGGIYYERTKIYNLFGRTEFGAYSFDTINDFASGNYYSYNLYQPAPGYGINDVAAQWTYIQYSPFIQDTWQVTNNLSVQYGVRVDIPDSNHKPYYNAGFQQAFGYPNNTALTPSHKVVEPRLSFNYTFDTKRMMQLRGGVGLFQTYPPTVWMTNPYQNNGLTVATYKSYDPSTAAFSANPHAQNIPPGGANVIGDVDTISPNFRLPTYWKMSLGLDRELPWWGMIGTVEAQEVRARDAILYQSVNIGAPTGVLPDGRLEYWRCPGAAPSGTVTCNGQTVKQSPTWNSNSAFTNNSTLLTNTSRGKTDALTLALRKPFSNESDWSFSAAFTYSHATEVNPGNSSQASSGYAYVARLNPNDNVAGIADRNIPRSLKLSVDWRHKFFGNYYTTVSAFYNGQDGLPYTWIFTGDVNGDGISYEDPAYIPTINDPKVFFADTKGNAASAQLVQQFQDYVSHNSYLNSHRGQIANRNGARAPWINLLNLSVSQEVPGFFKGNKGILRLDVYNFLNLLDKHWGNVRYLTYNTRNLAGYGGVNSKNQYIYELLTDKYGNYQPEQYVTQDAGSNPTRLISRWSAMLTLKYTF from the coding sequence ATGATGAATCGAATTCGAGCCAAAGTGCTGCCGTTCGCTATCGCGTCGTTGCTGGCTGCCACGCCGGTGCTCGCGCAGAACGTCACTTCCTCCTCGCTGGGCGGTACGGTGCTTAACGCCCAAGGGCAGCCGGTTGCCGGTGCCACCGTCGAGATCGTCCATGTGCCCTCGGGCACCACCAAGATCGTGACGACCGATGCGCAGGGCCATTACAGCGCGCAGGGTCTGCGTGTGGGCGGCCCGTTCGAAGTCATCGTGTCCAAGACCGGACTGCAGAAGGCCGAGCGCGACGACGTCTACCTGCAGTTGGGCCAGAAGGGCGACATCAGCCTGAAGATGAGTCCGGAAGCGGCTGTTGCCAGCGCCAAGAACCTGTCGGCGGTGACGGTTTCCGCCAGCGCGCTGGCGCAGTACTTCACGCCCGACAACAAGGGCATGTCGACGTATATCTCGGAGGCGCAGATCCAGGCGACCCCGCAGGCCAACCGTTCGATCGACGACATCGCCCGTCTTGATCCGCGCATCAACGTGACCAACCAGGGTGACGGCTCGATCTCGGCCATGGGCCTACCGAACCGTTACAACAGCATCAACGTGGACGGCCTTTCCGTGGGCGACCCGTTCGGCCTGAACGCCAACGGCCTGCCTTACCAGAACTCGCCGATCTCGATGGACACCATCGCCGGCTACAACGTGTCGACGGCGAACTACGACGTGACCTCCGACACCGTCGGTGCGGACATCAATGCGGTCACCAAGTCGGGTACCAACAAGTTCCACGGTTCGGTTTACTACGTGTTCCAGAACGCTTCCTCGATGGTGGGCAGGGCGGGCTGGCTGAATTCGGGCGACTCGGGCTACAAGTACAAGGGCTTCAAGAAGAACTGGACCGGCGGCTTCACCCTGGGCGGTCCGATCATCAAGGACAAGCTGTTCTTCTTCGTCGGTGCCGAAAAGCAGAATGTGACCGACATCGGCGCCGATTCCGTGAACGGCCTGGACAGCAGCCTGACCGGCGCCTCCACCTCGAACAAAGTGTCGCCGGCCGACCTGCAGCGCATCCTCAATATCGCCAAGGGCTACGGCATCGACACCGGCGGCTTCGGCGGCAGCACGGGTGTGACGTTGCAGGACAAGCGTTACCTGGCCAAGCTGGACTGGAACATCTCCGACAACCACCGCGCCACGCTGACCTACAACGACACCAGCGAGACCCATCCGGTGCTGCTGGGTAATTCGTCCACCAACGTCGGCGTCAGCAACTATCGCTACGTGCAGGCGATCAAGAACAAGAACCTGTCGCTCGAGTTGTATGACGACTGGAACGACAGCTTCTCGACCGAGACCAAGATCGGTTACCAGCACTTCACGCAGAACACCAATGTGCCGACGCAGGCACCGCAGATCGCGGTATCGGTGGCCGGCTACGGTTCGCCGACGGTGTACCTGGGCGAAGAGCAGTATCGCGACTACAACAAGGTCGACACCAAGAACCTCAACGTGTTCTTCGCAGGCACGTATTACGCCGGCGACCACACCATCAAGGGCGGCATCTACTACGAGCGCACCAAGATCTACAACCTGTTCGGGCGTACCGAATTTGGCGCGTACTCGTTCGATACCATTAACGACTTCGCCAGCGGCAACTACTACAGCTACAACCTGTACCAGCCGGCTCCGGGGTACGGCATCAACGATGTCGCGGCACAGTGGACCTACATCCAGTACAGCCCGTTCATCCAGGATACCTGGCAGGTCACCAACAACCTGTCCGTGCAGTACGGTGTACGTGTCGATATTCCGGATTCGAACCACAAGCCTTACTACAACGCGGGCTTCCAGCAGGCATTTGGTTATCCGAACAACACGGCGCTGACACCGAGTCACAAGGTGGTCGAGCCGCGTCTGTCGTTCAACTACACCTTCGACACCAAGCGCATGATGCAGCTGCGTGGTGGCGTCGGCCTGTTCCAGACCTACCCGCCGACGGTGTGGATGACCAACCCGTACCAGAACAACGGCCTGACGGTTGCGACCTACAAGTCGTACGATCCGTCGACCGCTGCGTTCAGTGCGAACCCGCATGCCCAGAACATCCCGCCGGGTGGTGCCAACGTCATCGGCGACGTGGATACCATCTCGCCGAACTTCAGGCTGCCGACCTACTGGAAGATGAGCCTGGGCCTGGACCGCGAGCTGCCCTGGTGGGGCATGATCGGTACGGTCGAGGCGCAGGAAGTGCGCGCGCGCGATGCGATCCTCTACCAGTCCGTCAATATCGGGGCACCGACGGGCGTGTTGCCTGACGGTCGCCTGGAATACTGGCGTTGCCCGGGTGCTGCGCCGAGCGGAACCGTGACCTGCAACGGCCAGACGGTCAAGCAGTCGCCCACGTGGAATTCGAATTCCGCCTTCACGAACAACTCGACGCTGCTGACCAACACGAGCCGAGGCAAGACGGACGCCCTGACGCTGGCACTGCGCAAGCCCTTCTCGAATGAGTCGGACTGGTCGTTCAGTGCGGCGTTCACCTATTCGCATGCCACCGAAGTCAATCCGGGTAACAGCTCGCAGGCTTCATCGGGCTATGCGTATGTGGCACGCCTGAATCCGAACGACAATGTTGCTGGTATCGCCGACCGCAATATTCCGCGTTCGCTCAAGCTCTCGGTGGACTGGCGGCACAAGTTCTTCGGCAACTACTACACCACCGTTTCGGCTTTCTACAACGGCCAGGACGGGTTGCCCTACACCTGGATCTTCACCGGCGACGTCAATGGCGACGGCATCTCGTATGAGGATCCGGCCTATATCCCGACGATCAACGATCCGAAGGTGTTCTTTGCCGACACCAAGGGCAATGCGGCCAGTGCACAGTTGGTGCAGCAGTTCCAGGACTACGTTTCGCACAATTCGTACCTGAACTCCCATCGTGGCCAGATCGCCAACCGCAACGGCGCGCGTGCGCCGTGGATCAACCTGCTGAATCTCAGTGTCTCGCAGGAAGTGCCTGGCTTCTTCAAGGGCAACAAGGGCATCCTGCGTTTGGACGTCTACAACTTCCTGAACCTGCTGGACAAGCACTGGGGAAATGTCCGCTACCTGACCTACAACACCCGCAACCTTGCCGGCTATGGTGGCGTCAACAGCAAGAACCAGTACATCTACGAGCTGTTGACCGACAAGTACGGCAACTATCAGCCGGAGCAGTACGTCACGCAGGATGCAGGCAGCAACCCGACCCGCCTGATCTCGCGCTGGTCGGCGATGCTCACGCTGAAGTACACGTTCTGA
- a CDS encoding TonB-dependent receptor, whose product MKRKHLSAVIIFTLFAGTGTVMAQSTGAQQTRGVSAQQGVGGQASVSSTSKVTAVATKRARKLEQVDVTASMPTLGGGLMSEQDAPKAVSTITRAAIQQGAPGGTFVQAIQSIPGVFTSTDDYTGLNDGDYSIRGFTSDEVGTTVNGAPINDSGNYRVYATEYGDTENMGDITVQQGWPDVDQPISGAAGGSIGWATIDPTHKAGLDFSQTFGGNNYHRTFLRANTGDLGPVRSWLSYSNNETHLWNGPGKAKVTKVDGKSLWTINDRNSISFSLQYNREVKNSYLHLTKQQAAEKYDQNYSGYWSVPENLKSTSTSACGPDTTYNACYYKLHINPYTSWMASADGEFTLTDNLHLSVVPYFQYGSGGGSGATAAYESIAGNNQYLDVNADLNGDGVVSNGSKGLVYSLSQNFTHRPGIIAKLSQDFGLNDTLVYGVWWERPREQQDEVFSLIDPSTGVPSDIWGRYDVIRYPNGVAQKAYGEYTTTTTEKAFATNTWTPSDQWTVTAGLSYVWAKRKGYDFEYPGADYGPSYKQQFGGTFSGTYHKWSPTVGVKFQLDDANQFYFGMGRTFRTPVNGALAQNGAAAYYNASNPWAGHSYTAVNKPETATSADLGWRFYTSRVSASVDAYAANFHNKQVSGYDENSGQTVFTELPNVHMRGLNGEASVKLDSMFTLYGSYTYTVSRQQDNVNAGTDGIYYTRGKTLTNTPRNSGYVRLGYKQGPVWASLNAKYRGAVWGDWSNTEKVGGYTTFNLSAGYHFPDFSSSFRKPYIKLNVFNLTNHRAFTWASSNPFLASSAGTVYDVNGTKLYASPATYSVLEERTWMVTFGASFF is encoded by the coding sequence ATGAAGCGCAAGCATCTGTCCGCCGTGATTATTTTTACGCTCTTCGCCGGAACCGGCACGGTCATGGCGCAATCGACGGGCGCCCAGCAGACCCGGGGCGTTTCGGCTCAGCAAGGCGTGGGCGGTCAGGCCAGCGTTTCCAGCACCTCGAAGGTCACGGCCGTGGCCACCAAGCGTGCGCGCAAGCTCGAGCAGGTAGACGTAACCGCTTCGATGCCGACTCTCGGCGGTGGTCTGATGTCCGAACAGGACGCGCCCAAGGCGGTGTCCACCATTACCCGCGCCGCCATCCAGCAGGGCGCACCGGGCGGTACCTTCGTGCAGGCGATCCAGAGCATCCCGGGCGTGTTCACGTCCACCGATGACTACACCGGCCTGAACGACGGCGACTACTCCATCCGTGGCTTCACCAGCGACGAGGTCGGCACCACGGTGAACGGCGCGCCGATCAACGACAGCGGCAACTATCGCGTCTACGCCACCGAATACGGTGACACCGAGAACATGGGCGACATCACCGTCCAGCAGGGCTGGCCGGACGTGGACCAGCCGATTTCGGGTGCTGCCGGTGGTTCGATCGGTTGGGCGACCATCGATCCCACGCACAAGGCCGGCCTGGACTTCAGCCAGACCTTCGGCGGCAACAACTACCACCGCACCTTCCTGCGTGCCAACACGGGCGACCTGGGCCCGGTGCGTTCGTGGCTGTCCTATTCGAACAACGAGACCCACCTGTGGAATGGTCCGGGCAAGGCCAAGGTGACCAAGGTCGATGGCAAGTCCCTGTGGACCATCAACGACCGCAACTCGATCTCGTTCTCGCTGCAGTACAACCGCGAGGTGAAGAACAGCTACCTGCACCTGACCAAGCAGCAGGCTGCCGAGAAGTATGACCAGAACTACTCCGGTTACTGGTCCGTACCGGAAAACCTGAAGTCCACCAGCACCAGTGCCTGCGGTCCGGACACCACCTACAACGCCTGCTACTACAAGCTGCACATCAATCCGTACACCAGCTGGATGGCCAGTGCGGACGGCGAGTTCACGCTGACCGACAACCTGCACCTGTCCGTGGTGCCTTACTTCCAGTACGGCAGCGGCGGCGGCAGCGGTGCCACGGCTGCCTACGAGAGCATCGCCGGCAACAACCAGTACCTGGACGTGAATGCCGACCTAAATGGCGACGGTGTCGTCAGCAACGGCAGCAAGGGTCTGGTCTACTCGCTCAGCCAGAACTTCACCCATCGCCCGGGCATCATCGCCAAGCTCAGCCAGGACTTCGGTCTGAACGACACCCTGGTCTATGGCGTGTGGTGGGAGCGTCCGCGCGAACAGCAGGACGAAGTCTTCTCGCTGATCGACCCGAGCACCGGCGTACCGTCGGACATCTGGGGTCGTTACGACGTGATCCGTTACCCGAATGGCGTCGCCCAGAAGGCTTACGGCGAATACACCACCACCACCACCGAAAAGGCCTTCGCCACCAACACCTGGACGCCGAGCGACCAGTGGACGGTGACGGCGGGTCTGTCCTACGTCTGGGCCAAGCGCAAGGGCTATGACTTCGAGTACCCGGGCGCCGATTACGGCCCGTCGTACAAGCAGCAGTTCGGCGGCACGTTCAGCGGCACCTACCACAAGTGGTCGCCCACGGTCGGCGTGAAGTTCCAGCTGGACGACGCCAACCAGTTCTACTTCGGCATGGGTCGTACCTTCCGTACGCCGGTCAATGGCGCGCTGGCACAGAACGGCGCGGCGGCTTACTACAACGCCAGCAACCCCTGGGCCGGCCACAGCTACACCGCCGTCAACAAGCCCGAGACCGCGACCAGTGCCGACCTGGGCTGGCGCTTCTATACCTCGCGCGTGTCGGCCAGCGTCGACGCATACGCCGCCAACTTCCACAACAAGCAGGTCAGCGGCTACGACGAGAACAGCGGCCAGACGGTATTCACCGAACTGCCCAACGTGCACATGCGCGGCCTGAACGGCGAAGCCAGCGTCAAGCTGGACAGCATGTTCACGCTGTACGGTTCGTACACGTACACGGTGTCGCGCCAGCAGGACAACGTGAATGCCGGTACCGATGGCATCTACTACACCCGGGGCAAGACCCTGACGAATACGCCGCGCAACTCGGGCTATGTCCGTCTGGGCTACAAGCAGGGCCCGGTCTGGGCCAGCCTGAACGCGAAGTACCGCGGCGCGGTGTGGGGCGACTGGTCGAACACCGAGAAGGTGGGTGGCTACACCACGTTCAACCTGAGTGCGGGTTACCACTTCCCGGACTTCTCGTCGAGCTTCCGCAAGCCGTACATCAAGCTCAACGTGTTCAACTTGACCAACCACCGTGCATTCACCTGGGCCTCGAGCAATCCGTTCCTGGCTTCGAGTGCGGGTACGGTGTACGACGTGAACGGAACCAAGCTGTACGCTTCGCCGGCAACCTACTCGGTGCTCGAAGAGCGCACCTGGATGGTGACCTTCGGCGCCTCGTTCTTCTGA
- the ppnN gene encoding nucleotide 5'-monophosphate nucleosidase PpnN, translating to MNHNDANPSQAQSKKTVSARISPAGGLDILSRNEVARLRDASGSGLHGLLRRCALAVLTSGSMSDDPGSMFEQFPDFDIQVLQQDRGIKIELTHAPAQAFVDGQIIRGINELLVAVMRDIVYVSSQLEQDSFDLDDSVGITHAVFEILRNARALKPHVDPNLVVCWGGHSISREEYEYTKQVGYQLGLRSMDICTGCGPGAMKGPMKGATIAHAKQRRRHNRYVGVTEPGIIAAESPNPIVNQLVIMPDIEKRLEAFVRMGHGIIVFPGGVGTAEEILYLLGILLHPDNADIPFPLILTGPAQSASYFEQIDRFLRLTLGDEVARHYQIIVDDPTTVARTMVRGIDKVRNHRLDNKDAFFFNWALNIPLAFQQPFRPTHEAMRGLVLRHGRPRHELAADLRRAFSGIVAGNVKDEGVRAIREGGPFDIDGDRDIMQALDALLQAFVVQHRMKLPGGTAYEPCYRVLGG from the coding sequence ATGAATCACAACGATGCCAACCCGTCGCAAGCGCAGTCGAAGAAAACCGTCAGCGCGCGCATTTCGCCAGCCGGTGGCCTGGATATCCTTTCCCGCAACGAAGTGGCGCGACTGCGCGATGCCAGCGGATCGGGCCTGCACGGCCTGCTGCGCCGCTGCGCGCTGGCGGTGCTCACGTCGGGCAGCATGAGTGACGATCCCGGCTCGATGTTCGAGCAGTTTCCCGATTTCGACATCCAGGTGCTGCAGCAGGACCGGGGCATCAAGATCGAGCTGACCCATGCGCCCGCACAGGCATTCGTCGACGGCCAGATCATCCGCGGTATCAACGAGCTGCTGGTCGCGGTGATGCGCGACATCGTCTATGTGTCCAGCCAGCTAGAGCAGGACAGTTTCGATCTGGACGACTCGGTGGGCATCACCCATGCGGTCTTCGAGATCCTGCGCAACGCACGCGCGCTCAAGCCGCATGTCGACCCGAACCTGGTGGTGTGCTGGGGCGGTCACTCGATCTCGCGCGAGGAATACGAGTACACCAAGCAGGTGGGTTACCAGCTCGGTCTGCGCAGCATGGACATCTGCACCGGTTGCGGACCGGGTGCGATGAAGGGGCCGATGAAGGGCGCCACCATCGCGCATGCCAAGCAGCGGCGGCGACATAACCGCTACGTGGGCGTGACCGAGCCGGGCATCATCGCGGCCGAATCGCCCAACCCGATCGTCAATCAACTGGTGATCATGCCGGACATCGAGAAGCGCCTCGAAGCCTTCGTGCGCATGGGGCACGGCATCATCGTGTTTCCGGGCGGAGTGGGCACGGCCGAGGAGATCCTCTACCTGCTCGGCATCCTGCTGCATCCCGACAATGCCGATATTCCGTTCCCGCTGATTTTGACGGGACCAGCGCAGTCGGCCAGCTACTTCGAGCAGATCGACCGCTTCCTGCGGCTGACGCTGGGCGACGAGGTGGCGCGGCACTACCAGATCATCGTCGACGACCCGACCACGGTGGCGCGTACCATGGTCCGCGGCATCGACAAGGTGCGCAATCACCGGCTCGACAACAAGGACGCCTTCTTCTTCAACTGGGCGTTGAACATTCCGCTGGCCTTCCAGCAGCCGTTCCGCCCGACGCATGAAGCCATGCGCGGACTGGTGCTCAGGCATGGTCGCCCCCGGCACGAACTGGCGGCCGACCTGCGCCGGGCGTTCTCGGGCATCGTCGCCGGCAACGTGAAGGACGAAGGGGTACGTGCGATCCGCGAGGGCGGCCCGTTCGACATCGACGGCGACCGCGACATCATGCAGGCGCTGGACGCGCTGCTGCAGGCGTTTGTGGTACAGCACCGCATGAAACTTCCCGGCGGTACGGCCTATGAGCCGTGCTATCGGGTGTTGGGCGGCTGA